A single Nocardioides bizhenqiangii DNA region contains:
- a CDS encoding DNA glycosylase AlkZ-like family protein, protein MITIDRDQALRIAVRAQLLDAYRPESLVAMVDHLTLLQIDPTAAIAPNVDLVSWSRLGVGYDHSDLRFALEEERSLVEHSSYVRPMDDIGLVLATASDRLHPSALGWIDANAGFRADVIGLLAAEGPLTAAEVPDTAQVPWKSSGWTNDKNVDRMLELLCRTGDVAISGRRGKLRTWDVPERVYPADLDIPSYDEARVLLDARRLASLGIARSTSKVQGEEIGAAGLGEPVVVDGIDGEWRVDADALAAIDDPFEPRTALLSPHDRLVYDRDRALALFDFEYVLEMYKPAAKRRWGYFALPILHGDRLVGKLDAKADRKAGVLRVFAVHEDFPWEPEIGDAVDAEVEALATWLGCEVVRG, encoded by the coding sequence GTGATCACGATCGATCGCGACCAGGCGCTGCGGATCGCGGTCCGTGCGCAGCTGCTCGACGCCTACCGGCCCGAGTCGCTGGTCGCGATGGTCGACCACCTCACGCTGCTCCAGATCGACCCCACCGCAGCGATCGCGCCCAACGTCGACCTCGTGTCGTGGTCGCGGCTCGGGGTGGGCTACGACCACTCCGACCTGCGGTTCGCGCTCGAGGAGGAGCGCTCGCTGGTCGAGCACTCGTCCTACGTCCGGCCGATGGACGACATCGGCCTGGTGCTCGCCACCGCCTCCGACCGGCTGCACCCGAGCGCGCTGGGGTGGATCGACGCCAACGCCGGCTTCCGCGCCGACGTGATCGGGCTGCTCGCCGCCGAGGGACCGTTGACCGCCGCCGAGGTGCCCGACACCGCGCAGGTGCCGTGGAAGTCGTCGGGCTGGACCAACGACAAGAACGTCGACCGGATGCTGGAGCTGCTGTGCCGCACCGGCGACGTCGCGATCAGCGGCCGGCGCGGCAAGCTCCGCACCTGGGACGTGCCCGAGCGGGTCTATCCGGCCGACCTCGACATCCCGTCGTACGACGAGGCGCGGGTGCTGCTCGACGCGCGGCGACTCGCCTCCCTCGGGATCGCCCGGTCGACGTCGAAGGTCCAGGGCGAGGAGATCGGCGCCGCCGGCCTCGGTGAGCCGGTCGTCGTCGACGGGATCGACGGCGAGTGGCGGGTCGACGCCGACGCACTGGCCGCGATCGACGATCCCTTCGAGCCGCGCACCGCCCTGCTGTCGCCGCACGACCGGCTGGTCTACGACCGCGACCGGGCGCTGGCGCTCTTCGACTTCGAGTACGTCCTGGAGATGTACAAGCCGGCGGCCAAGCGGCGCTGGGGCTACTTCGCACTGCCGATCCTCCACGGCGACCGGCTGGTCGGGAAGCTCGACGCCAAGGCCGACCGCAAGGCGGGCGTGCTCCGGGTGTTCGCGGTGCACGAGGACTTCCCCTGGGAGCCCGAGATCGGCGACGCCGTCGACGCCGAGGTCGAGGCACTGGCCACGTGGCTCGGGTGCGAGGTCGTGCGAGGCTAG
- a CDS encoding RNA polymerase sigma factor, with protein sequence MGGESEDPIQRCFDASYRRLVGQLYGVCGDLSEAEDVVAEAFARAVSKRRTFERLDNPEAWLRTVAVNVARSRHRRGKLGERLLGRATATDPTHRPDLSDDRMALVAALRSLPEHQRETLALHYLADLPVAEVAATLGVPVGTVKARLNRGRAALATALGTKEVFGGSHA encoded by the coding sequence GTGGGCGGGGAGTCGGAGGATCCGATCCAGCGCTGCTTCGACGCGTCGTACCGGCGCCTGGTCGGCCAGCTGTACGGCGTCTGCGGCGACCTCTCGGAGGCGGAGGACGTGGTTGCCGAGGCCTTCGCGCGGGCGGTGAGCAAGCGCCGCACCTTCGAGCGGCTCGACAACCCTGAGGCGTGGCTGCGCACGGTCGCGGTGAACGTCGCCCGGTCCCGCCACCGGCGCGGGAAGCTCGGCGAGCGGCTGCTCGGCCGCGCGACTGCCACGGATCCGACCCACCGGCCCGACCTGAGCGACGACCGGATGGCACTCGTCGCCGCGCTGCGTTCGCTGCCGGAGCACCAGCGGGAGACGCTCGCGTTGCACTACCTGGCGGACCTGCCGGTCGCCGAGGTCGCCGCGACGCTCGGGGTGCCGGTCGGCACCGTCAAGGCCCGGCTCAACCGCGGCCGCGCCGCACTCGCCACAGCGCTCGGGACCAAGGAAGTCTTCGGAGGTTCCCATGCATGA
- a CDS encoding Maf family protein: MPTFVLASASPARLKTLRNAGIEPTVIVSGVDESQADGLPPFEMALQLAELKCAAVAERDPLPEGALVLGCDSVLELDGQALGKPADDADAVRRWQAMRGGSGVLYTGHCLRDTATGRVAAATASTTVFFADVSDAEIDAYVATGEPLHVAGAFTVDGLGGAFVTGIEGDHHNVVGVSLPLLRDLVLELGHSWTDLWR, translated from the coding sequence GTGCCGACCTTCGTGCTCGCGTCCGCGTCCCCCGCCCGGCTGAAAACCCTCCGCAACGCCGGCATCGAGCCGACCGTCATCGTGTCGGGTGTCGACGAGTCGCAGGCCGACGGGCTGCCGCCGTTCGAGATGGCGCTCCAGCTGGCCGAGCTCAAGTGTGCGGCGGTCGCGGAGCGCGACCCGCTGCCGGAGGGCGCGCTGGTGCTCGGCTGCGACTCGGTCCTCGAGCTCGACGGCCAGGCGCTCGGGAAGCCGGCCGACGACGCTGACGCCGTACGCCGCTGGCAGGCGATGCGGGGTGGCTCCGGCGTGCTCTACACCGGGCACTGCCTGCGCGACACCGCCACCGGGCGGGTGGCAGCGGCCACCGCTTCGACCACCGTCTTCTTCGCCGACGTCTCCGACGCCGAGATCGACGCGTACGTCGCGACCGGCGAGCCGCTGCACGTCGCCGGTGCGTTCACTGTCGACGGCCTGGGCGGAGCCTTCGTCACCGGCATCGAGGGAGACCACCACAACGTGGTCGGCGTCAGCCTGCCCCTGCTCCGCGACCTGGTCCTCGAGCTCGGCCACTCCTGGACCGACCTCTGGAGGTGA